The Acidobacteriota bacterium genome includes the window ACAACGGGGGATCGTGCGCCCGACGAACCGGGCCGGGGGGCTCGAGGGGGGCGTCACCAACGGCGAACCGCTCGTTTGCCGGGTGACCCACAAGCCGATCCCGACGCAGCGCCGGCCGCTGCCCACCGTGGACCTCGACACCGGCGAGCCGGCGGCGGGGCGGTACGTCCGGTCCGACGTGGTGGTGATCCCGGCGGCGGCGGTCATCGCGGAGGCCGTGGCGGGACTGGTCCTCGCCGACGCCGTGCTGGAGGTTTTCGGGGGCGACCGGATGGAGGCGATCGAGGAGGCGGTCCGCCGCCACCGGGAGGCCATGCCGCGCTGGAGCGGCGCGCGGCGGGACGCATGAGCGGGCACACCCCGCGGCGCGCCCTCGTCCTCGCGGGACCGATGGGTGCGGGAAAGACCACGTGCGGACGCCTGGTGGCCGGTTGGCTGGGCTGGCCTTTCGAGGATCTCGACGAGCTGATCGAGCGCGCCACGGGGAAGAGCGTCCCCGAGCTGTTCGAGCGGGGAGAGGAGGCGTTCCGGAAGGCGGAAAGGGCGGCCGTTCGGGCCTGGCTGGAGCAGGGCGGCGAGGGGCCTCGCGTCCTGGCGCTCGGTGGAGGGACGCTCGAGGACCCGGAACTGCGCGAGGTGCTCGCCCGGGCGGCCGCGATCGTGCACCTCGACGCGCCGGGCGGGGTTCTCGCATCGCGCCTCGACCGGAAGGCGCGCGCCCGGAGGCCGCTGCTGGCCGGGGTGGCCGACGCTGCGGCCCGGCTCGACGAGCTTCGCCGCGCTCGAGCCGCGGGCTATTCCGTCGCCGCCGCGCGGGTGGACACCGGAAACCTCGACGCGGCCGGCGCCGCGGTGGCCGTGCTGCGGGCGCTGTACGACCCGGACGCCGGCCCCTGGGCCGAGAGTCCGCGGCCCGTCCTGCCGGAGGCGCCGGAGGTGACTTTCGGGCGCGGGGGATTGCCGTTCTCGTTCGATGGAGGCGCGGCGGTGCTCGTGGACGCCGGGCTTCCCGCCGTCCACGCGGAGGCCGTCCTCCCCCGGCTGCGAGCCCGCACCCGGGGCCCGCTTCACGAGATCCGGATGCCGGGCGGAGAAGAGAGCAAATCGCCGGGCGCGCTCGCGCGTTGCTGGAGCGAACTCCTCGCGGCGCGCGCGGAGCGCGGCACCGCCTTCGTGGTCGTCGGAGGCGGCACGCTCACCGATCTCGGCGGACTGGCCGCCCACACCTTCAAGCGCGGTCTTCCGCTCTTCCTGCTTCCGACGACGCTGCTCGGACAGGTCGACGCGGCCCTGGGAGGGAAGAACGGCATCAACCTCGCAGGCGTGAAGAACGTCGTGGGCACGGTGAGACTCCCGCGCGCCGTCCATATCGATCCCCTGTTCGTTCTCACGCTTGCGGAGGAGGACTACCGCGGCGGCCTCGCCGAGGCGCTCAAGAGTTCGCTCATCGGCGACAGGGAGCTGTTCGACCTCATCGAGGCCCGGCGTCAGGCGCTCGCGGAGCGACGCCTCTTCGCGGTCGAAGAGGTGGCGGTCCGCGCGGCGGCGGTCAAGCTCCGCGTCGTCGCCCGCGATCTCGACGAGCGCGACGAACGGCGCCGGTTGAACTTCGGCCACACCCTGGGCCATGCCCTCGAGTCGGCGGCGGCGCGGGCGGGCGTGCGGCTTTCGCACGGCGACGCGGTGGCCGCCGGGATGGTCGCCGCGCTGCGCCTGTCCCGGGAACTCGGCTTTCTGGCCGCGCCCGACCTCGAGCGGCGCGTGCAGGACCTGCTCGCCGCGCTCGGGCTCCCCGTGGCCCCGCCGCCGGAACTCCTCGAGCGGATGGGCGAGATCGCCGGCGCGCTCGCGCAGGACAAGAAAAGGTCAGCAGGCCGCCAGGTCTGGGTGCTCTTGCGGGACGCGGGCGACGCCCTCTGCGCGGAGGTCGGCGCCGGCGACGTCCGGCGGCTCTTGGAGTCGGTGCGATGAACGGTGGAGAGATCCTCCTGCTGCACGGCCCCAACCTGAACGCGCTCGGACGGCGCGATCCGGCGCACTACGGAACGCTCACGCTCCCGGAGCTGGAGGCTATGGTCCGGACCTGGGCCGCGGAGTACGGGTGGCGGGTTCGCTGCAGGCAGTCGAACCACGAAGGGGCCTTGATCGACGCGCTGCAGGACGCGTGGGGCTGGGCCGCGGGGGCGATCCTCAACGCGGGCGCGCTGACCCACACCAGCTATGCCCTCCACGACGCGATCCTCGACTTCGGCCGGCCGGTGATCGAAGTCCACCTGTCGCGGATCAGCGAGCGGGAGGCGTGGCGAAGGGTGAGCGTGATCCGGCCGGCTTGCGCCGGCTACGTGGAGGGGCGGGGCCCCCAAGGGTATCGCGATGCGCTCCGGCTCCTCGCCCGGCGGATCGGGGGGGCCGGAGAGAAGAAGGGTGGCTGAGGCTGCAAGCCAAGGGGAAGACGGACCGGGAAGCAGCGGCTTGCAGCCCCAGCCGTGGGCGTGACCGGCGCATGCCCCGGGGTCGAAGGGAGGGAATCGGGCCATGCGCCACCTGGCCCGCCACGGCCAGGTCGGGGTCCTCGGGGGAAGTCGCCACGCCGCGGCGCCCGCCGGACGCCGAGGAGTGGATCCCGCGGGCGCATCCGGCTGCCGATCACCCCGCGTCCTCACCAGGTGGCCGGTGCGTCCCCGGGGTCCGCTCGCCCGACCGGGGCGACCGTCCCCGTCCCGCGTCCCGGCGCCGCTGCGCCGGTTCGCGAGGCGAGCGTGGACCCTGCGAAGCGCGTGCCAGCCGGATCCTCACGCCGAAGTTCCTTGACCGCAAAGGACTTGCCCGCGGCGAGGCTTCCCGGGCCGCGCCCCGGATCGTCTCGAAGTGAGACGACTCACGTCGCCGGGGCCTCTCCGGCCGTCCGGCGCGGTCCGGACGGGGCGCGTCCCGCGGACTCGAGGCCGTACCGCCGGATCTTCCGGAACAGGGTCGCCCTTCCGATGCCGAGGAGCCTCGCGGCCCGCTCGCGGTGGCCGCCCGTCAGCTCCAAGGCCCGGCGGATGGCCTCCCGCTCGACCTCTTCGAGGCGCGTCCGCTCGGGCGGCGCGTCCGGATGCCCGAAGCGCGACCGGAGTTCGGGATCGGCGGCCAGTGTCTCCGGGCCGATGCGCCCGTCCCGCGCGTGGATCGCCAGGCGCGCGAGGGTGTTCTCGAGCTCGCGCACGTTGCCCGGCCAGTGCCAGGCGGCCAGCCTCTCCACGACACGCCGGTCGACCTCGACGGGTCCCCCCGGGAACCCCGGGCGGTTGACGATGTGTTCCACGAGCAGCGGGAGGTCCTCGATCCGTTCCCGCAACGGCGGCACGACGATCCGGAGGACGTCGAGGCGGTAGAGAAGGTCGTGCCGGAACCGTCCTTCCCTCACGAGCCGCTCGAGATCCCGGTTCGTGGCGGCCACCAGGCGGAAGCTGACCGGCCGGGGGCGCGGGGCGCCGAGAGGGAGCACCTCGCCCTCCGTCAGCACGCGGAGCAGGCGGGCCTGCATCGGAGGGGGCAGGTCGCCGACCTCGTCGAGGAAGAGCGTCCCTCCGGAGGCCCGCTCGACGAGTCCCACGCGGCGGCGGTCCGCTCCGGTGAAAGCCCCCCGCTCGTGTCCGAACAGGGTCGCTTCGAAAAGGTCCGCGGGCAGTCCGGCGCAGTTGACGGGAACGAAAGGTCCTTCCGGCTCCGGACCGAGCTTGTGGATGGTGCGGGCCACCAGCTCCTTCCCGCAGCCCGACTCGCCGAGGACCAGCACCGGGGCTCCCGCCGGCGCGGCGGCGCGGATCCGGCGGAACAGCTCCTGCATGGCCGCCGAGCGGCCGACGAGCGGTCCGAGACGGTCCCGCGCGCCGACCGCGGCCCGGAGTTCCTCGTTCTCCCGCCGGAGCGCCTCGAAGGCGCGGGCGTTTTCGAGCGCCAGCGCGGCGTGATGGGCCAGCGCCTCCAGAAAACGGATGTCTTCCTCGTCGAAGCGACGTCCCGGCGTCCGGCTGTCGACGTAAAGCGCCCCCACCGGCTCGCCCCGGTGCCGCAGCGGAACGCAGGCGACCGCCCGGATCGAAAAGAGCCGCACCGACAGGGCGCTGGCGAACCTCGGATCGGAGAGGGGATCGGCGGCGAGCACCGCCTCGCCGCCGGAGGCGCGGTCCAGCACGGTTCTCGACAGTTCCAGCGCGTCGCTGGCGGTCTCCGGCTCGATGCCACGCCGGCAGACGGTGGCCAGGCCGCCGCCGGGCCGCCGGAGGACGACGGCGCCGCGCTCGGCGCGCAGGACGGAGAGAGCGCGGTCGAGAAGGTTCTCGACGACGGCCGACGGGTCCCGGTGGGCGTTGAGTTCTCCGACGAGGTCGTACAGCGCCTCGAGGCGTTTGGGAACGGCGGCGGCTCCCGCCCTGTCGAGCAGGCGCTTCCGGTCCGGCCGGGAGCGGGCGAGCCGGCGCGCCGCATCCGAGGCGAGGCGCGCGCTCGCCTCCTCGATGCGCGCGGCGGCCCACCGCCAGGCCCGGCGGGCCTCGTCCGGGCGTCCCGCCGCCCGGTGCGCCTCGCCGAGCGCTTCCAGGGCGAGGATGCCCGCGTCGAACGCCGCGTGCCGGTCTGCGGCGGCCCGCGCCCGTTCGGCGAGGCCCACCGCCCGCTCGGGGTCCTCCTCCGCCACCGCCTCGGCGAGCAGCGCGAGAAGCTCCGCCTCGAAGCGGGTCGGCCGGCCGAGCCGCCGCACCCACGCGAGCGCCTGCCTGACCGCGGCCCGCGCGGCGCGCTTCCGGCCCGCGGCGCGGCGGGCCAGCGCGACGGCGGTCAGAGTTTCCACGATCGTCTCGGGATGCCCCGCCTCCCGTGCCGAGGCCGCCGCGGCGAGGGCGGCGGCGACGGCCGGCGAGCCGCGCCCCTCGGCGGCGAGGATC containing:
- a CDS encoding 3-dehydroquinate dehydratase: MNGGEILLLHGPNLNALGRRDPAHYGTLTLPELEAMVRTWAAEYGWRVRCRQSNHEGALIDALQDAWGWAAGAILNAGALTHTSYALHDAILDFGRPVIEVHLSRISEREAWRRVSVIRPACAGYVEGRGPQGYRDALRLLARRIGGAGEKKGG